Proteins found in one Mucilaginibacter gracilis genomic segment:
- a CDS encoding sensor histidine kinase produces the protein MMKLRTKYILFVAILHLVTLVLTWFIFTEKKIYFIASEALIIVSLVIATQLYSQLIKPLKYLMQGIEAIKDRDFNVKFLTTGKHEVDQLITVYNQMIDELRVERTRQEQQHFFLEKLIYTSPTGIIILNHDHGIEHLNPKALEILGADAAQLQGFLIDQLPQPLFKNIRNLPVGEARVVKPDGMSTFKLQKAHFIDRGFSRQFIMIEELTAEILAAEKNVYGKVIRMMAHEVNNTIGPVNSIMQSALITHQLWANHQFNSIKDALQVAVDRNQNLNLFMRNFAELVKLPLPNKQRINLNTLLSNVVNLMSLQAGAKNIELIFNLPAQPIYIMADEQLLEQAIINIVKNSIEAIDEIGTIELSVNEVEKTVTITDTGSGIFDDDVANLFSPFYSTKKDGQGIGLTLVREILLSHGWQFSLKTVGFRQTVFSISY, from the coding sequence ATGATGAAACTGAGGACTAAGTATATTTTGTTTGTTGCTATTTTGCACTTAGTTACCCTGGTACTTACTTGGTTTATTTTTACCGAAAAAAAGATATACTTTATCGCATCGGAAGCACTTATCATTGTTTCTTTGGTGATTGCTACCCAACTTTACAGCCAACTCATTAAACCGCTTAAATACCTGATGCAAGGCATCGAAGCCATTAAAGACCGCGACTTTAATGTTAAGTTTTTAACTACCGGGAAACACGAGGTAGACCAACTGATAACAGTATACAACCAAATGATAGATGAGTTGCGGGTTGAGCGCACGCGGCAGGAGCAACAGCATTTTTTTTTAGAAAAGCTTATCTATACATCGCCAACGGGTATTATAATTTTAAACCATGACCACGGGATTGAACATCTTAACCCAAAAGCTTTAGAAATATTAGGTGCCGATGCTGCTCAATTACAGGGTTTTTTAATTGACCAATTGCCCCAGCCCTTGTTTAAAAATATCCGGAATTTGCCTGTAGGCGAAGCCCGGGTTGTAAAGCCGGATGGCATGAGCACCTTTAAATTGCAAAAAGCACATTTTATTGACCGGGGTTTTTCGAGGCAATTTATAATGATAGAAGAACTAACGGCGGAGATTTTGGCTGCCGAAAAAAATGTGTATGGCAAAGTAATACGGATGATGGCTCACGAAGTAAATAATACCATTGGGCCGGTAAATTCTATCATGCAATCGGCGCTTATTACGCACCAGCTTTGGGCAAATCATCAGTTTAATTCGATTAAGGATGCCTTGCAGGTTGCTGTCGATCGTAACCAAAACCTCAATTTATTTATGCGCAATTTTGCCGAACTGGTTAAACTGCCATTGCCCAATAAACAACGCATTAATTTAAATACACTTTTAAGTAACGTAGTTAATTTAATGAGTTTGCAGGCAGGGGCCAAAAATATTGAGTTGATATTTAACCTGCCCGCCCAACCCATTTACATTATGGCCGACGAACAGCTATTGGAGCAGGCCATTATAAACATTGTTAAAAACAGTATTGAAGCAATTGATGAGATTGGAACTATTGAGCTTAGTGTAAATGAAGTTGAAAAAACCGTAACGATAACAGATACAGGCAGCGGTATATTTGATGATGATGTTGCCAATTTGTTTTCGCCTTTTTACAGTACCAAAA
- a CDS encoding sigma-54-dependent transcriptional regulator, translating into MILIIDDDIAVRTSLVLLFESNGYGVCVASGPAEALKIVNRQTVELIILDLNYSADTSGKEGMALLFKLKQQYAAIPVILITGWGSIELAVQGMKAGANDFINKPWNNEHLLQSVKTLLDLQDKKAEHRTRRELDKTYNFKHIVGQDAQILNILETIGRVADTGASILIMGESGTGKELIAEAIHQNSARRNKPFVKVNLGGISTSLFESEMFGHMRGAFTDARFDRVGRFEMANKGTIFLDEIGDLDASSQVKLLRVLQDRTYEVLGSSRTKAVDIRVVCATNKNLDEMVNRGTFREDLLYRINLITINLPPLRKRPADIPLLVSFFVDNLKEIYNRPLLSVNRNAIKWLQQLPLPGNIRQLKNLVERTILISKKDELNIEDFQTQLESSPVKRGDTQLPGVGTLTLEEVEVAMIKRAMEYHKNKISRAAASLGITRSALYRRLDKYQIPYDETED; encoded by the coding sequence ATGATACTGATAATTGACGATGATATAGCGGTACGCACCTCGCTGGTGCTGTTGTTTGAAAGCAACGGTTACGGTGTTTGCGTAGCAAGTGGCCCCGCCGAAGCTTTAAAAATTGTTAACCGGCAAACCGTTGAACTTATCATTCTCGACCTCAATTACTCGGCTGATACATCTGGTAAAGAGGGGATGGCACTGCTGTTTAAGCTTAAACAACAGTATGCCGCCATCCCTGTTATATTGATAACCGGCTGGGGCAGTATTGAACTGGCCGTGCAGGGCATGAAAGCCGGAGCCAATGATTTTATTAATAAACCCTGGAACAACGAGCATTTGTTGCAATCGGTAAAAACATTGCTGGATCTGCAAGATAAAAAAGCGGAGCACCGCACCCGTCGCGAACTGGATAAAACCTATAATTTTAAACATATTGTTGGCCAAGATGCGCAAATATTGAATATACTGGAAACTATTGGCCGTGTGGCCGATACCGGCGCATCCATTTTGATAATGGGCGAAAGTGGCACCGGTAAAGAGTTAATTGCCGAAGCTATTCATCAAAACAGTGCGCGCCGTAATAAACCCTTTGTTAAAGTTAACCTTGGCGGTATATCAACCTCCCTGTTTGAAAGTGAGATGTTTGGGCACATGCGCGGCGCATTTACCGACGCCCGTTTTGATAGGGTTGGTCGTTTTGAAATGGCTAACAAAGGAACTATTTTTTTAGATGAGATAGGCGACCTGGATGCCAGCAGCCAGGTTAAACTATTACGTGTTTTGCAAGACAGAACTTACGAAGTATTGGGAAGCAGCCGCACCAAAGCTGTAGATATACGCGTGGTTTGCGCCACCAATAAAAACCTTGACGAAATGGTAAACCGCGGCACATTTAGGGAAGACCTTTTATACCGCATTAACCTCATCACCATTAATTTGCCGCCCCTGCGTAAACGGCCCGCAGATATACCTTTGCTGGTAAGCTTTTTTGTAGATAATTTAAAAGAAATTTACAACCGCCCTTTACTTAGTGTTAACCGTAATGCCATCAAATGGTTGCAGCAATTACCTTTACCGGGTAATATACGCCAGTTAAAAAACCTGGTTGAACGCACCATTTTGATAAGTAAAAAAGATGAGTTGAATATTGAGGATTTTCAAACACAACTGGAAAGCTCACCGGTAAAAAGAGGAGATACACAGTTGCCCGGCGTTGGCACATTAACTTTAGAAGAAGTTGAGGTAGCAATGATAAAGCGCGCTATGGAATATCATAAAAATAAAATATCGCGGGCGGCGGCATCATTGGGCATAACCCGCAGTGCGTTATACCGCCGATTGGATAAATACCAAATTCCTTATGATGAAACTGAGGACTAA